Proteins encoded in a region of the Deefgea piscis genome:
- a CDS encoding lysophospholipid acyltransferase family protein gives MIWLRSILYWLLLIIITPVFTLIAIVILPLPAVMRNRIIRWWSVILLKWLHLTCGLKFRVEGAENIPEGPMMIMCKHQSAWETMALQLIFPPQVWVMKRELLKMPFFGWALATTSPIAIDRGQRAAAQRQLMEQGKDRLAKGLWIVIFPEGTRIKPGERGQYKQGGARLALDLNVPIVPVAMNSGEFWPKNSFLKWPGEITVRVGPPIASEGKKSLELIKEVENWIEGQMDEISGRGPCFEQKKV, from the coding sequence ATGATCTGGTTGCGCTCTATTTTGTATTGGTTGCTACTCATTATCATTACGCCGGTATTTACCTTGATTGCCATTGTGATTTTGCCGTTGCCTGCGGTGATGCGAAATCGAATTATTCGCTGGTGGTCAGTGATTTTACTTAAGTGGTTACACCTGACTTGCGGCCTTAAATTTCGGGTTGAAGGCGCAGAAAATATTCCCGAAGGGCCAATGATGATTATGTGTAAACATCAATCGGCGTGGGAAACGATGGCGCTGCAATTGATTTTCCCGCCGCAAGTGTGGGTGATGAAGCGCGAATTACTCAAAATGCCATTTTTTGGTTGGGCTTTGGCAACTACGTCGCCGATCGCGATTGATCGCGGCCAGCGCGCCGCCGCACAGCGGCAATTGATGGAGCAAGGTAAAGATCGTTTAGCCAAAGGTTTATGGATTGTGATCTTTCCAGAAGGGACGCGGATTAAGCCCGGTGAGCGTGGCCAATATAAACAAGGTGGCGCGCGCTTGGCGCTGGATTTGAATGTACCGATTGTGCCGGTGGCGATGAATTCGGGTGAGTTTTGGCCGAAAAATTCTTTCTTAAAATGGCCCGGAGAAATCACCGTGCGCGTGGGGCCGCCGATTGCTTCGGAAGGTAAAAAATCATTAGAACTGATTAAAGAAGTCGAAAACTGGATCGAAGGCCAGATGGACGAAATCAGTGGCCGTGGCCCGTGTTTTGAGCAGAAAAAAGTATAG
- a CDS encoding ABC transporter permease gives MPLIDINPDTGKNELLIHAGNWQEYLTFENFSRFFEDSIYVELFIKSFWYAGITTFVCLLMAYPLAWLIARSPKKYRDLLILLVILPFWSNFLIRVYAWMIILGPQGYFAMTINQGLAWLGIAPIQLMYSHFAVIVVLVYVHLPFMVLPLYANLEKHDVALLDAAQDLGASGWQRFWKITWPLSLPGVWAGSALVFIPALGMFAVPDLLGGTDGMMIGNLIKQQFLDSRDWPFGSVLSIMLTLAVLMMAGLGMLIGRGKQRNAL, from the coding sequence TTGCCTTTAATTGATATCAATCCAGATACAGGTAAAAATGAGCTGCTAATCCATGCTGGGAATTGGCAGGAATATCTTACGTTTGAAAATTTTTCACGTTTTTTTGAAGATTCAATCTACGTTGAGTTATTTATTAAATCATTCTGGTATGCAGGCATAACTACGTTTGTTTGTTTGCTTATGGCATATCCGCTAGCATGGTTAATTGCGCGTAGTCCTAAAAAATACCGTGATTTATTGATTTTACTAGTTATTTTGCCATTTTGGAGTAATTTTCTAATTCGAGTTTATGCTTGGATGATTATTCTTGGTCCGCAAGGTTATTTTGCGATGACGATTAATCAAGGATTGGCATGGCTAGGTATTGCGCCAATTCAGCTGATGTATAGTCATTTTGCGGTTATCGTTGTGCTGGTTTATGTGCACTTACCATTTATGGTCTTGCCTTTATATGCCAATCTTGAAAAGCACGATGTAGCTTTACTTGATGCAGCCCAAGACTTGGGGGCATCTGGCTGGCAGCGTTTCTGGAAAATAACTTGGCCGCTATCCCTACCTGGGGTATGGGCAGGTTCAGCCTTGGTATTTATTCCTGCGCTTGGCATGTTTGCAGTACCCGATTTACTTGGCGGTACCGATGGCATGATGATTGGTAATTTAATTAAACAACAATTTTTAGATAGTCGTGATTGGCCTTTCGGCTCAGTACTTTCCATTATGCTAACTTTAGCGGTACTGATGATGGCAGGTCTAGGAATGTTGATTGGTCGGGGGAAGCAGCGTAATGCACTCTAA
- a CDS encoding deoxyguanosinetriphosphate triphosphohydrolase — MMNWQQLLSANRLGVEDGSLPDFESGRSNYHKDHDRIVFCSPFRRMGRKTQVHPMTENDHVHTRLTHSIEVACVGRSLGVLIGEQLKGQLPAHISPFDLGGIVQAACLAHDIGNPPFGHAGEYAIRDWFRRPEQAYLMQTLTAAERRDLMTYEGNAQGFRIITQLENHRFDGGLRLTYATLGTTLKYPWSSEFAGKKGKFSCYQSELNILENVAKELGLPLIETNKWARHPLSYLMEAADDICYAILDLEDGIEIGTLPYETVEPLLMKICGGQTSLLQLEIAAAPSTRRKISLLRGKAIDRSIRDVAATFMTHYDRIMAGTYQGDLLNDCPPSMRLGLAEAKQLARDRIFNERRKIEIEVGSFTCLEILLSAFCTAAYEQHISAEMPFRMRRVLDLMDYNAPKKEWPLIEAYRRVLDFIGGMTDNYATYLAQQVGGMGR, encoded by the coding sequence ATGATGAACTGGCAACAACTGCTTTCGGCCAACCGCCTTGGCGTCGAAGATGGCAGCCTCCCCGATTTTGAATCCGGACGCAGCAATTACCACAAAGATCACGACCGCATCGTTTTTTGCTCGCCGTTTCGCCGCATGGGCCGCAAAACCCAAGTGCATCCGATGACCGAAAACGACCATGTGCATACCCGCCTCACCCACAGCATCGAAGTTGCTTGCGTGGGCCGCAGCTTAGGCGTACTGATTGGCGAACAGCTCAAAGGCCAGTTGCCCGCGCACATCAGCCCATTTGATTTAGGCGGCATTGTGCAAGCCGCTTGTTTGGCACACGACATCGGTAACCCGCCATTTGGCCATGCTGGCGAATACGCCATTCGCGACTGGTTTCGCCGCCCTGAGCAAGCGTATTTAATGCAAACGCTGACCGCTGCCGAGCGCCGTGATTTAATGACGTATGAGGGCAATGCCCAAGGTTTTCGCATCATCACCCAGCTTGAAAACCATCGTTTTGATGGTGGTCTGCGCCTCACCTATGCCACGCTAGGCACCACGCTCAAATACCCGTGGAGTAGTGAATTTGCCGGCAAAAAAGGCAAATTTAGTTGCTATCAATCCGAGCTTAATATCTTAGAAAATGTTGCCAAAGAGCTCGGCCTACCGCTGATTGAAACCAATAAATGGGCCCGCCATCCACTGTCGTATTTAATGGAAGCGGCCGATGATATTTGCTACGCCATTTTGGATTTAGAAGACGGGATTGAGATCGGCACGCTACCGTATGAAACGGTTGAGCCTTTGCTGATGAAAATTTGCGGCGGCCAAACCAGTCTATTACAACTCGAAATCGCCGCCGCCCCTTCCACCCGCCGCAAAATCTCGTTACTGCGTGGCAAAGCGATAGATCGCAGCATCCGCGATGTGGCCGCCACCTTTATGACGCACTATGACCGCATTATGGCCGGCACCTACCAAGGCGATTTACTCAATGATTGCCCACCGAGCATGCGACTGGGCTTGGCTGAAGCCAAGCAACTGGCGCGCGACCGGATTTTTAACGAACGGCGCAAAATTGAAATTGAAGTCGGTTCATTTACCTGCTTAGAAATCTTACTCAGCGCCTTTTGCACCGCCGCCTACGAACAGCATATCAGTGCAGAAATGCCGTTTCGCATGCGCCGAGTGCTCGATTTAATGGATTACAACGCGCCGAAAAAAGAATGGCCCTTAATCGAAGCCTACCGCCGAGTACTCGATTTTATCGGCGGTATGACCGATAACTATGCCACTTATTTAGCGCAGCAAGTTGGGGGGATGGGACGATAG
- a CDS encoding M48 family metallopeptidase — protein sequence MKIDAQGLTVILPQSAAEREAERVIELKLAWVRAKLAARCAEPEFVPPSLCWGASALYLGESFILQPALRSQLGAGVLSLCAANEAKIAPALIRFYQRAGQIYLAERVGLWAERMALQPRKWQLSSAKTRWGSCTAAGDIRLNWRLMQAPASVIDYVVIHELAHLAQMNHSARFWAIVAKACPHWQAERAWLKQHAVALLAWG from the coding sequence TTGAAAATTGATGCGCAGGGATTAACGGTGATTTTGCCGCAAAGCGCTGCCGAACGTGAGGCCGAGCGCGTCATCGAACTCAAACTGGCATGGGTGCGCGCCAAACTGGCTGCGCGGTGCGCTGAGCCTGAGTTCGTGCCGCCGAGCTTGTGCTGGGGGGCGAGTGCCTTGTATCTGGGCGAGTCTTTTATTTTGCAACCGGCGTTACGCAGCCAACTTGGCGCAGGGGTGTTGTCGCTCTGTGCGGCCAATGAAGCCAAAATTGCCCCGGCTTTAATTCGTTTTTATCAACGTGCTGGCCAGATTTATTTGGCCGAACGCGTGGGCTTGTGGGCAGAACGCATGGCGCTGCAGCCCAGAAAATGGCAGTTGTCGTCGGCCAAAACGCGCTGGGGCAGTTGCACTGCGGCGGGTGACATTCGCTTGAATTGGCGCTTAATGCAAGCGCCAGCCAGCGTGATTGATTATGTGGTGATTCACGAATTGGCGCATTTAGCACAAATGAATCATTCGGCCCGCTTTTGGGCCATCGTCGCCAAAGCTTGCCCGCATTGGCAAGCCGAGCGGGCTTGGCTTAAGCAGCATGCCGTGGCGTTGCTGGCTTGGGGCTAA
- a CDS encoding putative bifunctional diguanylate cyclase/phosphodiesterase, with protein sequence MPATAFAHDLNEIEIRHIERLTTALSHTHSGRYCGVLHIEVRHRPHRPKQSAVVTQMANALRCLLRENDQLFHIDHQTLGLLIPNIAGISHALLAANRAQYLLCEAPETPQHLHPHIGIAIYPEHGENMPDLLNSARIAARDFTQDQIGVYDPSRDWLGQQLARLEAPLREALAQNRFHLAFQAQINTQKQQVIGAEILLRWEDAVLGQVPPDQIVEVAEHLGLMDTLTRWVIQSGLRQFALLRSEGYRGTMSINLCPSNLADKNLAMYIANALEVWDIPANTLVLEITESALIADIEAALKQLEQLKQMGCLLSLDDFGTGYSSLSYLKRLPIDELKIDRSFIQSMGSSDKDAAIVQSIIELAHRLQLTVVAEGVENAASAAFLQQHQCDTIQGFYYSRPVSLADFKAYFQHMEQAA encoded by the coding sequence ATGCCAGCGACTGCCTTTGCTCACGATCTGAACGAGATCGAAATCCGCCATATTGAACGCTTAACAACCGCCCTCTCGCACACGCACAGTGGCCGCTATTGCGGCGTATTGCATATTGAAGTTCGCCATCGGCCGCATCGCCCCAAACAAAGCGCCGTAGTCACGCAAATGGCCAATGCTTTACGCTGTCTATTACGCGAAAACGATCAGTTATTTCATATTGACCACCAAACACTGGGCTTATTAATTCCGAATATTGCCGGCATTAGTCATGCCCTATTGGCGGCCAATCGCGCGCAATATTTATTATGCGAAGCCCCAGAAACACCACAACACTTACATCCGCATATTGGCATTGCCATTTACCCAGAGCATGGCGAAAACATGCCTGATTTACTCAACTCTGCGCGGATCGCGGCGCGTGATTTTACACAAGATCAAATTGGCGTTTATGACCCAAGCCGCGATTGGCTCGGCCAACAACTGGCACGGCTCGAAGCACCTTTACGCGAAGCGTTGGCGCAAAACCGCTTTCATTTAGCCTTTCAAGCGCAAATTAACACCCAAAAGCAGCAGGTCATTGGCGCTGAGATTTTATTACGCTGGGAAGACGCCGTCTTAGGGCAAGTGCCACCCGATCAAATCGTTGAAGTCGCCGAACATCTGGGGCTGATGGACACACTGACCCGCTGGGTCATTCAATCGGGTTTGCGACAATTTGCCTTGCTGCGCAGCGAAGGCTATCGCGGCACAATGAGTATCAATCTGTGCCCAAGTAATTTAGCGGATAAAAATTTAGCGATGTATATCGCTAACGCGCTTGAAGTATGGGATATTCCAGCCAATACCCTCGTACTAGAAATAACCGAATCGGCACTTATTGCCGATATTGAAGCCGCCCTGAAACAATTAGAGCAACTCAAACAAATGGGCTGCCTGCTGTCTTTGGACGATTTTGGCACTGGTTATTCCTCTTTGTCCTATTTAAAGCGGCTCCCTATTGATGAGCTTAAAATTGATCGCAGTTTTATTCAATCGATGGGCAGCTCCGACAAAGACGCCGCCATTGTGCAAAGTATTATCGAACTCGCCCATCGTCTGCAGCTCACCGTGGTCGCCGAAGGCGTAGAAAACGCCGCCAGCGCCGCATTTTTACAGCAGCATCAATGCGACACAATACAAGGCTTTTACTACAGTCGCCCCGTCTCACTGGCGGACTTTAAAGCCTACTTCCAACACATGGAGCAAGCCGCATGA
- the waaC gene encoding lipopolysaccharide heptosyltransferase I: MKKILIAKLTSLGDILFVMPMISDIQYHFPDAQIDWLVDAQFAELPAMHPAIDRVIAVPLRGYRRKSTRQNWQGIRSAIQQLRREHYDVILDCHGMIKSALFSQVAKAKLIIGPPDYRLGENAARWAYHRQVVPDANLPAVEWYRSYAALALNYSIEREIDFGIQADECLPAWMPANRPYVMCFHAASKAEKTWPVAQWLQVLQALEKQGVMAILPWGTEGEYAVAQQLAAGLTQAMVPPKLTITQIASLIRHADWSIGVDTGMTHLAENMGRATIALYTQTDSASYHPVWNTQAYALGGQGEVPEAKQVLDIMGIAT, encoded by the coding sequence ATGAAAAAAATTCTGATTGCAAAACTCACCTCGCTAGGTGATATTTTATTCGTCATGCCAATGATTAGTGATATTCAATATCATTTCCCTGATGCACAGATTGATTGGTTGGTGGATGCGCAATTTGCTGAGTTGCCGGCAATGCATCCGGCAATCGATCGAGTGATTGCTGTGCCTTTACGCGGTTATAGGCGTAAATCAACTCGGCAGAATTGGCAGGGTATTCGATCGGCAATTCAGCAATTGCGCCGTGAGCATTATGATGTCATTTTAGATTGTCATGGGATGATTAAATCGGCGTTATTTAGCCAAGTCGCTAAAGCCAAATTAATTATTGGGCCGCCCGATTATCGTTTAGGTGAAAACGCCGCGCGCTGGGCTTATCATCGGCAAGTGGTGCCGGATGCCAATTTGCCCGCAGTCGAGTGGTATCGCAGTTATGCCGCTTTAGCGCTGAATTATTCCATTGAGCGAGAGATTGATTTTGGTATTCAAGCGGATGAATGCTTGCCGGCTTGGATGCCAGCCAATCGTCCGTATGTGATGTGTTTTCACGCCGCATCCAAGGCTGAAAAAACTTGGCCAGTGGCGCAATGGTTGCAGGTGTTGCAGGCCTTAGAAAAGCAGGGCGTGATGGCGATCTTGCCATGGGGAACCGAGGGCGAATATGCGGTGGCGCAGCAATTGGCGGCGGGACTAACGCAGGCAATGGTGCCGCCAAAACTCACTATCACACAGATTGCCAGCTTGATTCGCCATGCCGATTGGTCGATTGGTGTGGATACCGGCATGACGCATTTGGCAGAAAACATGGGCCGCGCCACGATTGCGCTGTATACGCAAACTGATTCGGCCAGCTATCACCCGGTGTGGAATACCCAAGCTTATGCTTTGGGTGGGCAAGGGGAGGTTCCAGAAGCGAAGCAAGTGTTAGATATAATGGGTATTGCTACCTAA
- a CDS encoding ABC transporter permease, whose protein sequence is MHSKQSKWLWAAAIFVYGFLYVPLIIVVAYSFNDSKLNAEWVGFTFKWYGLLIHNEQMLVAARNSLIIAVVTSCCATVLGTLAGLAMHKYKLRVLPILVLTPIAIPEILMGVALLIFFVMLNMTLGMVSVTLAHIAFCIGFVAIVVRSRLQGMDEALVEAARDLGASPIQAFRLVTMPLIMPGIIAGALMAFTLSIDDFVITFFTAGAGASTLPLQIYSMIRIAVTPEVNAISTLLMLLTLTLILIASKVAPSALRAK, encoded by the coding sequence ATGCACTCTAAACAATCTAAATGGCTTTGGGCTGCGGCAATCTTTGTATATGGCTTTTTATATGTGCCATTGATTATTGTTGTTGCCTATTCATTTAATGATTCAAAACTCAATGCAGAGTGGGTTGGTTTTACTTTTAAATGGTATGGCTTATTAATTCACAATGAGCAAATGCTCGTGGCGGCGCGTAATTCGTTAATTATTGCGGTGGTGACCAGCTGCTGTGCGACGGTATTGGGTACTTTGGCTGGTTTAGCAATGCATAAATACAAGCTGCGCGTGTTGCCGATTTTAGTTTTGACCCCGATTGCGATCCCTGAAATTTTGATGGGTGTTGCTTTATTGATCTTTTTTGTGATGCTCAATATGACATTGGGGATGGTCTCGGTTACTTTGGCGCATATTGCGTTTTGCATTGGTTTTGTCGCCATTGTTGTTCGTTCGCGTTTACAAGGCATGGATGAGGCTTTGGTTGAGGCTGCACGTGATTTAGGTGCTAGCCCAATTCAAGCATTTAGACTGGTGACAATGCCGTTAATTATGCCCGGTATTATTGCTGGTGCGCTAATGGCATTTACTTTATCGATCGATGATTTTGTTATTACATTCTTTACTGCGGGGGCTGGCGCTTCCACTTTGCCATTGCAAATTTATTCGATGATTCGGATTGCAGTGACACCAGAAGTGAATGCCATTTCTACTTTATTGATGCTACTGACACTGACTTTGATTTTGATTGCCAGTAAAGTCGCACCAAGTGCATTGCGGGCTAAATAA
- a CDS encoding ABC transporter substrate-binding protein, which translates to MKKLFLALMLAAGVAQAEDVLHIYNWNNYLAPETVKRFEASCKCRVVQDYYGAMEEMLAKLSAGAKGYDIVVPTGFAIPPLSKQNLLQGLDLAKLPNAKNINPAFMNSKFDPGNKYSLPYSFTTTLLGYNQNKLKELGISADSWSLIFDPVILAKIKGKVTVLDDSREVFAAALMYNGFSANSTNPDELKKAQETIIKAKPYWAAFNGQSYIKELTVGNIWVAHGYSSDMFQAVADAKAAKRSFTVNYGLQKEGNTMSVDSMVVLKNAPRPDLAYKFMNFILEGKNAADLTNLIGVGNPNLAAVPFVKADIKSIPSVFPDAQVMKKLQQLNALEGKQLRELNKLWTKVKTSK; encoded by the coding sequence ATGAAAAAACTTTTTCTGGCGTTGATGTTGGCTGCGGGTGTCGCACAAGCTGAAGATGTATTGCATATTTATAACTGGAATAACTACCTTGCACCAGAAACGGTGAAACGTTTTGAGGCCAGCTGTAAATGTCGCGTGGTTCAAGATTATTATGGCGCAATGGAAGAAATGTTGGCGAAGTTATCCGCTGGCGCAAAAGGTTACGATATTGTGGTGCCAACCGGATTTGCTATTCCACCATTGTCGAAACAAAATTTATTGCAGGGTTTAGATTTGGCTAAATTGCCAAATGCTAAAAATATTAATCCTGCATTTATGAATAGTAAATTTGATCCAGGTAATAAATATTCATTACCTTATTCATTTACAACGACTCTCTTGGGTTACAACCAGAATAAACTCAAAGAATTGGGCATCAGTGCTGATTCATGGTCATTGATTTTTGATCCAGTTATCTTGGCTAAAATCAAAGGTAAAGTAACGGTATTGGATGATAGTCGTGAGGTTTTTGCTGCGGCGTTAATGTATAACGGTTTCTCTGCGAATTCAACGAACCCAGATGAATTAAAAAAAGCGCAAGAAACCATTATTAAAGCCAAACCATATTGGGCGGCATTCAATGGCCAAAGCTATATCAAGGAACTGACTGTAGGCAATATCTGGGTGGCTCATGGCTATTCTAGCGATATGTTTCAAGCGGTCGCAGATGCAAAAGCTGCCAAACGGTCATTTACTGTGAATTACGGCTTGCAAAAAGAAGGTAATACCATGTCGGTCGATAGCATGGTGGTCCTTAAAAATGCGCCACGCCCTGATTTAGCATATAAGTTTATGAACTTTATTCTAGAAGGTAAGAATGCCGCAGATTTAACCAATTTGATTGGCGTTGGCAATCCTAATTTGGCTGCGGTGCCTTTCGTGAAGGCTGATATTAAGTCTATTCCATCGGTATTCCCTGATGCGCAAGTGATGAAGAAATTGCAGCAACTTAATGCCTTAGAAGGAAAACAATTGCGAGAACTCAATAAATTGTGGACCAAAGTGAAAACTTCTAAATAA
- a CDS encoding HD-GYP domain-containing protein — protein MEIRIPVVKLQLGQFVSELDRPWLDTPFLMQGFLIESRQQIELLHIHCEHITLDLNRSVGGIAQWTSLLTTTDQIESSRYQPHNPPTSDKAAAEQSHDRLNILRELRRLFSNWRQQSATSSNTPSALSTDIVIYDDTAAVEQEIKTASNSHQTAQRLVLSLMEAVRQDLQPRVEEINEVVSDLVGSIIRNPNALLWLTQLKDRDQYTYAHSIDSAVYLLAFGRHLGYPRAELQNLGMAGLMLDVGKMRLPPELLTRTGRYTPGEFMLMKTHVNHSLDILSQMEGIPIDVFDMVARHHERYDGSGYPLGLKAERIGMFASMAGIVDCFTALTSDRSYSNAKSAHEALQLMYKWSERYFHPALIEQFSQCVGIFHVGTLVELSTGEVGIVIGQNRVRRLKPKLLIILGPDKHPYAKPHTLDLITNPSLPSGLPINIRRELPRGAHQIDPREFFLE, from the coding sequence GTGGAAATTCGCATTCCTGTTGTCAAACTACAATTAGGCCAGTTCGTTAGCGAGCTCGATCGCCCTTGGCTTGACACTCCGTTTTTAATGCAAGGCTTTTTAATTGAAAGTCGCCAGCAAATCGAATTACTGCATATTCACTGTGAACATATCACCCTCGATCTGAATCGCTCTGTCGGCGGAATCGCGCAATGGACCTCTTTACTCACAACAACAGATCAAATCGAGTCTAGTCGATATCAACCACATAATCCGCCTACTTCTGACAAAGCCGCCGCAGAGCAAAGCCATGATCGACTCAATATATTACGAGAACTGCGTAGGCTGTTTTCTAATTGGCGTCAACAATCGGCAACTAGCAGCAATACCCCATCAGCACTTAGCACAGACATTGTCATTTATGACGATACCGCGGCGGTTGAGCAAGAAATAAAAACCGCCAGCAATTCACATCAAACCGCGCAGCGTTTGGTACTTAGTTTGATGGAAGCGGTTCGCCAAGACTTACAACCTCGGGTTGAAGAAATTAATGAAGTAGTTTCAGATTTAGTCGGCTCAATTATCCGTAATCCCAATGCCCTGCTTTGGCTTACGCAACTAAAAGATCGCGACCAATATACCTACGCCCATTCGATTGACTCAGCGGTGTATTTACTCGCTTTTGGTCGTCACTTGGGCTATCCCCGCGCCGAATTACAAAATTTAGGCATGGCCGGTTTAATGCTCGATGTGGGCAAAATGCGCTTGCCACCTGAATTATTAACCCGCACTGGGCGCTACACCCCGGGCGAATTCATGCTGATGAAAACGCACGTGAATCATAGCTTGGATATTTTGTCGCAAATGGAAGGCATCCCTATTGATGTGTTTGATATGGTGGCGCGCCACCACGAACGCTATGATGGCAGCGGCTATCCACTGGGACTCAAAGCCGAGCGCATCGGGATGTTTGCCAGTATGGCGGGCATTGTGGATTGTTTTACCGCACTCACCAGTGATCGCAGTTATTCCAATGCCAAGTCAGCGCATGAAGCGTTGCAACTCATGTATAAATGGAGCGAACGGTATTTCCATCCGGCACTGATTGAGCAGTTCTCACAATGCGTGGGGATTTTCCATGTAGGGACACTCGTAGAGCTCTCCACCGGTGAAGTGGGCATTGTCATTGGCCAAAATCGGGTGCGTCGTCTCAAACCCAAATTGCTGATTATTTTAGGTCCGGATAAACATCCCTACGCCAAACCGCATACGCTTGACCTCATTACCAACCCCAGCTTACCTAGTGGTTTGCCGATCAATATTCGCCGAGAGTTACCGCGCGGCGCACATCAAATTGATCCTCGTGAGTTTTTTTTGGAATAA
- the gmhB gene encoding D-glycero-beta-D-manno-heptose 1,7-bisphosphate 7-phosphatase, which translates to MKLLILDRDGVINEDSPDYIKSPEEWLPIAGSLNAIGELTRAGWTLVVATNQSAIGRGMIDVATLNQIHSKMHKAVHHMGGHLDAVFFCPHAPDSGCTCRKPAPGLILDIAKRFRVDVKDCYMVGDSLRDLQAIATAGGRAILVRTGNGMKTEVRGNLPNGTLIFDDLAAAANWLMYSAD; encoded by the coding sequence ATGAAACTCTTAATTTTGGATCGGGATGGCGTCATCAATGAAGACAGTCCTGATTATATTAAGTCGCCTGAAGAGTGGCTACCGATTGCAGGTAGTTTAAATGCGATTGGTGAATTAACCCGAGCAGGCTGGACTTTGGTGGTCGCAACCAATCAAAGTGCGATTGGGCGCGGCATGATTGATGTGGCCACACTCAATCAGATTCATAGCAAGATGCATAAAGCGGTGCATCATATGGGTGGACATTTGGACGCGGTTTTTTTCTGTCCGCATGCACCAGATAGTGGCTGTACTTGTCGTAAACCGGCGCCAGGCCTGATTTTAGATATAGCCAAGCGCTTTCGTGTTGATGTCAAAGATTGTTATATGGTCGGTGATTCACTACGTGATTTACAAGCAATTGCGACTGCTGGTGGGCGCGCTATTTTAGTCAGAACTGGCAATGGCATGAAAACCGAAGTCCGCGGCAATTTACCCAATGGTACGTTGATTTTTGATGATTTGGCTGCGGCCGCTAATTGGTTAATGTATTCGGCAGATTAA
- a CDS encoding ABC transporter ATP-binding protein: MALLEIRDVVKQFGDFTAVNHVSLSVEAGEFFTLLGPSGCGKTTLLRMLAGFEQPDSGEIILDGVNVAGVPPEKRPVHTVFQNYALFPHMTVAQNIAFPLKMANVPSEELKQRVAEVLEDVQLTPFAQRFPHEMSGGQRQRVAIARALVNRPRLLLLDEPLSALDAKLREEMQIELINLQKEVGITFVYVTHDQGEALALSHRIAVMNKGQVAQLDVPEVIYSHPKSRFVADFIGQCNLLDGTIVAIGHDRMQVEIAGVGIAETLLLPDVEVGQKGTLTLRPEKIKLAASLPLDVADEVHFKGKVHDCLYLGDVTIYVIELENGVLVETMLPNSAPGRAKFFDDNDLVELAWRYDAGHFILS, translated from the coding sequence ATGGCATTGCTGGAAATCCGTGATGTAGTAAAACAATTTGGTGATTTTACTGCAGTAAACCACGTGAGTTTGTCCGTTGAAGCGGGCGAGTTTTTTACGCTGCTCGGCCCATCTGGCTGTGGAAAGACAACGCTATTACGGATGTTGGCGGGTTTTGAACAACCTGATTCCGGTGAAATTATTTTGGATGGCGTGAATGTGGCAGGTGTTCCGCCCGAGAAACGCCCGGTACATACCGTATTCCAAAATTACGCTTTATTTCCACATATGACCGTGGCGCAAAATATTGCTTTTCCACTCAAAATGGCCAATGTGCCCAGTGAAGAGTTAAAACAGCGCGTAGCGGAAGTCTTAGAAGATGTGCAATTAACGCCGTTTGCTCAGCGCTTTCCGCATGAAATGTCGGGTGGCCAACGCCAACGCGTTGCTATTGCGCGCGCCTTGGTTAATCGTCCGCGCTTATTATTACTCGATGAGCCATTGTCTGCGCTGGATGCTAAATTACGCGAAGAAATGCAAATTGAATTAATTAATTTGCAAAAAGAAGTCGGTATTACCTTTGTGTATGTTACCCATGATCAAGGTGAAGCGTTGGCCTTATCGCACCGAATTGCGGTGATGAATAAAGGGCAGGTTGCACAGCTTGATGTGCCTGAAGTGATTTATAGTCATCCAAAAAGTCGCTTTGTGGCTGATTTTATTGGGCAATGTAATTTGCTTGATGGCACGATTGTTGCCATTGGCCATGATCGAATGCAAGTTGAAATTGCCGGTGTTGGCATTGCCGAAACTTTATTACTTCCCGACGTTGAAGTGGGCCAAAAAGGCACGCTCACGCTTCGCCCTGAAAAAATCAAACTCGCCGCAAGCTTGCCATTGGATGTGGCCGATGAAGTTCATTTCAAAGGCAAAGTACACGATTGCTTATATTTGGGTGACGTAACGATTTATGTTATTGAACTAGAAAATGGCGTGTTGGTCGAAACCATGTTGCCGAATTCTGCGCCAGGACGGGCAAAATTCTTTGATGATAATGACTTGGTCGAATTGGCATGGCGTTATGACGCTGGCCATTTTATTTTGAGTTAA